GGCGAAAACATCTCTTCCATCGAGGTGGAAAAGGTGCTGTACGAACATCCCGCGGTGATGGAGTGCGCCGTCATCGCCGTGCCGGATGACAAGTGGGGCGAGGCGCCGCAGGCACACGTCACCCTGAAATCGGGGCAGAATGCGAATGCGGAGGAGCTGATCCAATTCTGCCGTGCGCGGCTGGCGCACTTCAAATGTCCCAAGAAGGTCGTATTCGGGCCGCTGCCCAAGACCGCCACCGGCAAGATCCGCAAGGCCGAGCTGCGTCAGGCAGCCTGGGCCGGCTATGAGAAGAAGGTGAAAGGATGAACTACAAGAGCCTGCTCTACGAGACCGATGGATCCATCGCGATCGTCACGCTCAACCGCCCGCAGCGCCGCAATGCGCTCTCACTCGACCTGATGCTGGAGGTGCTGGACTGCCTGGACACGGTCGGCAGCAATCCGGATTTGCGCGCGGTCATTCTGGCCGCGGCCGGCAGCGTGTTCAGTTCCGGCCACGACTTGAGCGAAATGGTGGGCCGCAACATCGCGGAATACCGCCGCATCTTCGACGTGTGCACGCAGATGATGGAAAGGGTCCAGTCCATTCCGCAGCCGGTCATCGCCGAAGTGCAAGGCATTGCGACCGCGGCGGGCTGCCAGTTGGTCGCCACCTGCGATCTGGCCGTCGCCAGCGAACAAGCCAGATTTGCCACGCCCGGGGTGCGCATTGGACTCTTCTGTACCACGCCCATGGTGGCTCTGAGCCGAACCGTCAGCCGCAAGCGGGCGCTCGAAATGCTGCTGACGGGCGAGATGATCGACGCCGCCACGGCCGCCGACTGGGGACTGGTGAACCGCGTCGTGCCTGCGGCCGAACTGCGCAGCGAGACGAAGAAGCTCGCCTGCCGCGTGGCCGAGGCCAGCCCGCTCGTGGTCGGACTGGGAAAACAGGCGTTCTACGCGCAGATCGACCTCGACCAGCCCAAGGCCTACGCCTACGCCAAGGAAGTCATGAGCATGAACAACATGGCTGCCGATGCGCAGGAAGGCATCTCCGCATTCCTGGAAAAACGCCCCGCTTGTTGGACGGGTCGATAGCAGGGACGAACGTGGCTTCCGAGGCACAGCCTATCCCGGCTACTCGTCGTGTGGAGCGCTGGCTCCGCCAAGTGGAAGCTTGCGCGCGGCGTCCGGTGGAGGATCGAGTTGCGGAACTGCTGGCGTTAATTCGCACGGGAGCCGAACGCTATGCTGCGGAAGACTGGGACCAGGCCAACGAGCGCCACGCGGAAGAATTCATTGCGTCGCTGGAGCGTGAGTTCACCGGCCGGGTGTTCCTGACGGCGCGGCCGCGCGAGCGCGACGCAGGCAGGAGTCCGAATCTGGGTGACGATTCCTTCGCACCCGCCCAGGGCGGCGGGGATGACGGCAGGCCGGTCGTGGTAGTCGAGCGTCAGAAGCTCAAGCCCGCCGCGCAGCGCACCACCGGCTACAACTACATCTTCACCGTGCCCGGCGAGCGCCCGGAGCGGCTCATCCTGGTGGCGCACTACGATACCTGGCGCGGACCCGGCGCCGACGACAACACCACCGGCGAGGAGATCACCAAGCAGTATCTGCTAAGCGATCTGCGGACGGAGCGCCGTCCCCCGCTTACCCACACCTACATCCTGGCCGGCTCCGAGGAGTGCGGGCTCATCGGCTTCACC
This genomic stretch from Terriglobales bacterium harbors:
- a CDS encoding enoyl-CoA hydratase, whose protein sequence is MNYKSLLYETDGSIAIVTLNRPQRRNALSLDLMLEVLDCLDTVGSNPDLRAVILAAAGSVFSSGHDLSEMVGRNIAEYRRIFDVCTQMMERVQSIPQPVIAEVQGIATAAGCQLVATCDLAVASEQARFATPGVRIGLFCTTPMVALSRTVSRKRALEMLLTGEMIDAATAADWGLVNRVVPAAELRSETKKLACRVAEASPLVVGLGKQAFYAQIDLDQPKAYAYAKEVMSMNNMAADAQEGISAFLEKRPACWTGR